One Diabrotica virgifera virgifera chromosome 3, PGI_DIABVI_V3a genomic window carries:
- the LOC114334465 gene encoding transcription factor Jun translates to MSQDLNLSFKNMKKNLTLDLNQKKLTLPTTSGLLSSPDLNLLKVDTPELESMILANGMTNTPTPSLLFPRAVTAEQEKFAGGFVEALSHLHNSNSQQGSDSNSSTIYNDSFIPHIKEEPQTVPNMNQSPPMSPVDMEYQERMKLERKRQRNRLAASKCRSRKLERISKLEDKVKLLKCENIELGSIVNQLKETVGLLKLEVIEHNKAGCPIINMY, encoded by the exons ATGAGTCAAGATCTAAACTTATCGTTCAAAAACATGAAAAAGAACCTTACGCTTGACCTAAACCAAAAGAAGCTAACTTTGCCTACCACAAGTGGTCTATTGTCTTCCCCCGATCTCAATCTACTTAAAGTTGATACTCCAGAATTAGAGAGTATGATTTTAGCTAATGGGATGACTAACACACCAACGCCATCATTACTGTTTCCCAGAGCTGTTACAGCTGAACAAGAAAAATTTGCTGGTGGTTTTGTCGAAGCATTAAGTCACTTACACAACAGTAATTCACAGCAAGGTTCAGACAGTAATAGTAGCACAATCTACAATGATTCGTTTATACCTCATATCAAAGAAGAACCTCAAACAGTTCCTAATATGAAtcaa TCACCTCCAATGTCTCCTGTTGACATGGAATACCAAGAACGAATGAAACTAGaaagaaaaagacaaagaaatcGTCTTGCTGCCTCCAAATGCAGATCAAGAAAACTGGAAAGGATTTCGAAATTGGAAGACAAAGTTAAATTGCTAAAATGTGAAAATATAGAACTTGGATCTATTGTTAATCAACTCAAAGAAACTGTAGGACTTCTTAAACTTGAGGTCATTGAACACAATAAGGCCGGTTGTCCTATCATTAatatgtattaa